ATGAAGGCTTGAATGCTGGCATTCCTAACCGTGTGCTGGAGCCTTTTGCATTCTTAGCCGAGGTGCTGGAGCCCTTCGCATTCCTAGCCATGGTGCTGCAGCCCTTTACTGCAGGGCATCTTCCACTGGGAAGTGCCTTCCTGCTCAACACtcttctgtcctgctgcagaacATCTGTCCTGACACCTGCCCAGCAGTAGCTGGAGAAGGGCTGCAGAATTGCTTTCCTGGCCTgattccctgctctgtgtgtgtgctagGGATTACCGgcccatcccagagctggatgtgtACGAGGCAGAGGGCCTGGCCCTGGATGATGAGGATGTGGAGGAGCTGACTGCCAGCCAGAGGGAGGCTGCCGAGCGAGTGATGAGGCAGCGGGACCGcgagctggagcagggcatggGCCGCATGAGGAGGGGGCTGCTCTACGGTAGGTGCAATGAGCTGTACCACCCTGGGTGATTGATAATGACCTCAGGGGAGCTGGGCTCTCCACTCAGGTTAGTAGGGAGGTCTCTAGAACTCCAGTGTGTCTGAGCTCTTAATGAAATCACTGGCTGTGGGCTTGGCTGGATTCCCCAGTGCAGGATCCCTTTCCTTTGGGTTTCCTGGGAGCTCATTTGGTGTCTTTCTGGTCACTGCTGAAACAAATTTAGGATCCTGGGCCTGTATTAAAGGGTTGGGATTCTACCAAGCTGTGCTGTAGAGTTTGTTGGTGTTGGTGCTCCTGTACAGACTTTTGTGGGCTGGATGGAAGGGCCTTCGATGCACTTTCAAGCTCATTCCTTGGTCAGTGCATTAATAGACTCGAATGTGTCCTGTTGCATACAAAGCTTCAAATTCACACCCTTAAATTCTTGGCTGTGTTGTGGAAAATGCAGGAGCAAGTCTAGAACTGGATTTAGGCTGGGCCTGGGATGTCTCTTGCTTTGTATCCCAGGCTGTGACCTCTTTACTTCCACAGCCTATGCCACCCCACTGTGACTAATGCATagagtgggaatgggaatcCCAGATCTTGAGCAGTTTTTCCTCCCACCCTTAGACAGTGACGATGAGGACGAAGACCGTCCTGCCCGGAAGAGGCGGCTGGCGGAGCGGGCTGCTGAAGgcatggaggaggaggatgaggacaTGATTGAGAGCATTGAGAATCTGGAGGACATGAAAGGGCACTCTGTGAGGGAGTGGGTTTCCATGGCAGCGCCCCGGCTTGAGATCTATCACCGTTTCAAGAACTTCCTGAAGACCCATGTGGATGACCATGGGCACAATGTCTTCAAGGAGAGGATCAGTGACATGTGCAAAGGTAGGGCTGGGTCACTGGAGGCTCTCTCTTTCTTTATGTGGGTCACAATACTTTGGGGTGATCCAGTATAGAGGTGGATATTTTGCTGCCTGCCCTCTTTGTTCCAGACGTTGAATCAGCACTTTAAGAAAGCCTGATGCTGATGGAGATAAATGAATAATGGAAACATGTCTAGTGTCTTCTTTGATTCTGGCTGACTAATTAGAAGGCCCCTGGCGTCTGCTCCTCATTAATATTCATTTTGTAGAAATGCTAGCAGAAGAATATGTGGGGCAGCAGACAGTGGTCTGCAAGTTTGTGATCTGAAGGAGACAACAATTGCTTGCTGTCTGCACCAGTTACTTTCTCACACTGGAAACTGCATTATCCAGCAAGGGGACACAAATAGACCTTGTGACTTTGGAAACTGTGTCAGTGTTGTAGCCTTGTATTCTGACTAGTCGCTGCCAGAAGAAACGGTCATTAAGGCTGTCATTGATgagttttaaaagcagaaattgtcACATCTAGGAACAGCTCATGTAGCTGTACTTGttgtatttcttctttatattgAGCAGGAGCTTGAGCAGTGGAACAGGATCAATTTTGTAAAGCTAGGAAATAAAAGGCATTTGTCTCATCCATTTCCACAAACATAAGACACAGGAGGTTTTTTGCCAACCATTCAGCACGCATAATGTCTCTCCTATTAATTCTGTTTCCTGGAGGTCTCTGAGAGAATTGTATATTGGGCTGAGGCTTTTGAATTTCAGAAGCAGTGAGCTTGGGAAGTATCTGTGCAAAACTGGAGAGGAACAATCACAAGCTTGGTACTGAAAGAATTTGTTagagaaacaaatttaaaagagTTTTCCactcatttttaaattgttaatcTTCAAATTGTTAATCTCTAAACTTCAGGGAAGGTACAGAGATCTGTTAACTGCAGCCTGCAAAATACAGGCTTGTATGTTCTGGCTGTCCTTTGCAAACTCCTTGAGGAATGAACAGGCTGAAATTACAATTCACCCCATCTTTTTCTTAAGAGAACAGAGAGAGTCTGGTGGTGAACTACGAGGATCTGGCAGCCCAGGAGCATGTCCTTGCTTACTTTCTGCCTGAGGCCCCAGCAGAGATGCTGAAGATCTTTGATGAAGCAGCCAAGGAAGTGGTGCTGGCCATGTACCCCAAGTATGATCGCATTGCTCAGGAGATCCATGTCCGTATCTCCCACCTCCCTCTGGTGGAGGAGCTGCGGTCACTCAGGTAAGAGCAGAActtgcagcagtggctgtggggCTTGCATAAGGCTTTGGGGTGCTCAGGACTTACCTGTGAGCTAAACCTCTGGGTAAGTCTAACAGGATAGCACAGGGTAAAATCATACTAAGGATGTACTTTCCGCATGCCTGAGGTAAACTTGTGCCTTGCAGCAAGAGTATTTCTGGAGGGTGTTTTGCCTTCTGATGCCTGTAGGCACCCAGCACATCTCTGTCTTTCCTCAGGCAGCTGCACTTGAATCAGTTGATCCGGACCAGTGGAGTGGTGACAAGTTGCACAGGGGTCCTGCCTCAGCTCAGCATGGTCAAATACAACTGCAGCAAGTGCAACTTCATCCTAGGACCCTTTTTCCAGTCACAGAACCAGGAGGTGAAACCCGGTTCCTGTCCGGAGTGTCAGTCCCTTGGCCCGTTTGAAATCAACATGGAAGAGGTAAGAGACTGTGTGCTTGCCTGGGGGAGAGTGGCTGCTCATCCTGCTCCACTGCCTGTTCCTCACAGCCCTGCTTGGCTCCCACCCTTTGAACAGCTTGCTGTGACTAGAAAGGTCTTCTGCTATATCCAGGGGGCTGTGAAGATAGGTCTGTTTGAGCTCTTGACATGAATGACTCAGTTCACCGACCAAAAGTAATTTATTGCCACACTGTAGGTGTTTGGATTGAATCTTTTGCCACAATCATCTTTGTGGTACACAGTTACTTATTCCTATTTTAGAAATGCAGACACATGCTGTCCAGATCTCCTTCCAGCTTAGGTCAGTCTGTCCTGATCTGTCAGCTAAGGAAACCAGAGAGCAAAATCGTTGATGTGGAGCTTCTGACTTTCATTCTTTGCTTTGAAACCTTTAACCATCCCAAGTGAAGCATTCTTCTCCCAGGAACTGGTGCAGGATTTAGGTGGACAAACACTGTGGAGGCTAAGACACAGTGGTGAGATGTAGCAAAGTGCTTTCCTGTCCCCACTGCTGTCTATCACAGCCTGGAATTGCTCCTCACAACCTCCATCCTCCCATGTCCATATTTTTCTAACTGAAGTCTTGGAATGGCCCTTCTCTCTGAGGTGCCTGTGAAGAGCCATGCTGGTGCCTGCTGGACTAGCTGTGGGTgactttggttttgttgctgcaGACAGTGTATCAGAACTACCAGCGCATCAAGAtccaggagagccctgggaaGGTGGCTGCGGGCAGGCTGCCCCGCTCCAAGGATGCCATTCTCCTCGCTGACCTGGTGGACAGCTGCAAGCCGGGAGATGAGATTGTGAGTACATTGTTCAAGTCTCAGGAGAGCACAGGgtgtttttaaattctgacaGTGACATCGTGGGAACATCCGTAGGGGTGTGGGGTGTGGGGCTGGTTCTCCTCAGATGCATTTGAGCCTTACTTTagaaaggagaaggggctgTTTTGTACTGTGCAGGCACTGACAGAgcatttcctgcttttcaggagCTGACAGGGATCTACCACAACAACTATGATGGCTCCTTGAACACTGCCAATGGCTTCCCAGTGTTTGCAACTGTGATCCTGGCCAACCACATCGCCAAGAAGGACAACAAGCTGGCTGTTGGGGAGCTGACTGATGAAGATGTGAAAGTGATTGTGGGTCTGTCCAAGGATGAGCAAATCGGGGAGAAGGTAGGTCAGCCTCAGACatcccttcttttcctgttgATAGCTTGCCATCACCTGGCAGCTGGATCAGAAGGTGCTGAAATGGGTCAGCTGGCCAAACAGTGGTTAAAGGAGCCCAGAAATTCCAGTTCTTTCTGAAAGGTCTTCTGTAGCTCTCAGACAGCTGTTGATGAGAGTCAGTTATAGGAGGGAAGTAAATAAGGAACCTCCCTTGTACCTTTGGAGGTAAAATTTTCTGcctctcccttttcttctctgagcCTTCTGCATCACAACAGGGCTAGAAGACAGGTGAGAGACACTCAGACAGTGCTTATATGTGAtgagttttctctctctgtgttttaaaagccaAGTGGCAGAAGTGTTCTGTGAGGCCAGTGACTGCATCTCCAGTCCCCTAAAGGGGATATTATTGCTTGGCTTGAGTTGCGGTAGAGATTTTAAGATTTTAGCTTTCTTCCTCAATATGCTAAGACCTGAATCCAGTACTTTCCCGAACAAGCTCCTGAACTGGTGCATGTTCAACCTCACTTGGGTcagatttaatttctgtaatggGGGACTTTGCTCCATTGCCTTGGCTGTGCTGTTGTTGCAGTGACTGCTGTTGCAGAGGATGCAGCAGCTTCAGTTGGGCCATGAGTAGTCTCCAGCATCAGGGTGTTTTCAGAATACCCTTGAGAAAATAAGCCAGTTGTTTGTAATACTTGACTATGAAAACACTCATGTGTAGCATAACCCATTTGACTACTGTCATGTGCAGGGAGTAAGCCTCTGATCAAGGTCCCCAGCTTTACAAGAGCTGATAACAGGCACTGTGGTGTGCCTTGTGTAGAACAGAGTTGTGGAGGCAGtggagcagcttccagcacCAGACTATTTAGTCTGCCATGCCCCAAGAGCACCATTTTTGTGAAACCCTCACACTCTGGATGATAAAGCACTCTTTGGAGACAGCAAATCTTAAGAGTAGCATTAGATATGGCACCTTGCTGATGTCCATGCAAGATTCTGTTCAGAATGGGAACTAGTATTCCCTGGACAACTCCTGATTTCTCTTTCAGATTTTTGCCAGCATTGCCCCATCTATTTATGGACATGAAGATATCAAGAGGGGATTGGCTTTAGCTCTCTTTGGCGGCGAGCCCAAAAACCCAGGTGAGTGTCACTTGTGTCCTTTGGTCCTGCCTCACTCGGGGAGGGCAAAGGGACTGGGGTTTGTCTGTGCCATTACAACAAGAGCAGTTAGAGTTGTCTGTGTGGCTTGGTAACAGACAAGGTGTAGCAGACTGAGGGATATCTGTGATTGAGCTGGCTCTTTTATCACGCTGAAAACTCAGGTGTGACAGTAGAAATGCTATGACTGAAAACAACTCCTGCTGCAAACCCAGGCAAGTTTTTATCCCTCCTCTAGGAGGTCATGTTTAATGCTCCTTCAGAGGTTTGACCTTCTGGCACCCTGATTTGTTATCATCTCCTTAGAAGGATGTGTCAGCAAGGTTAGAAAGTCTTGTTTTGCAAAGATGACTGCCTCCAAACTGACTTTCTTTCCCCCTCAACTTTCCTGTAAACTGGTTGCTATGCCTGCTGCTTGCCCTCTCTTCAGCTTTGTGGTGCTCAGGGCAGGATTGCTGCCAAGCCATGCACTCTGTTGACACGTGGTTTTCCCATTGTTTTTGTaggaggaaaacacaaagtTCGTGGTGACATCAACGTGCTTCTATGTGGAGACCCCGGTACTGCAAAATCACAGTTTCTTAAATATATAGAGAAGGTGTCAAGCAGAGCAATTTTCACCACTGGCCAGGGTGCTTCTGCTGTGGGCCTCACAGCCTACGTGCAGAGGCACCCAGTCAGCAAGGAGTGGACTTTGGAGGCAGGAGCCCTCGTGCTGGCTGACAGAGGTGTCTGCCTGATTGATGAATTTGACAAGGTGAGCCCAGCTTCATCTCTCTGTGAAGGATTAGCTGTGAAGTGACCAGCTGTACCTCTGTCCTCTATGGACACACTGTAACTCATGGTGACATCTCCCACATGACCCAAGTACCTGCAGTTTGCTTAGGCCCTTGCTGGTCCTTAGTGCAGTTTGCTGCCTTTTCAGAGCACCTGGAGCTGATTACCCTTGGTGTGTTTGGCAGTGGGGTACAGGCATAGTTTCACTCTAAATCATTCTTGCTTTCCTGTAGATGAATGATCAAGATAGGACCAGCATCCACGAAGCCATGGAACAGCAAAGCATTTCCATCTCCAAAGCAGGCATTGTCACATCCTTGCAAGCTCGCTGCACCATTGTTGCTGCTGCCAATCCCATAGGTAAGTGCTGAGAGACTACAGGACCATCTCAGGCTCTCAGCATAAGTCCACGGTCATgagagctgtggcacagcttcccttccctctgcctggtTCCTTCAAGTCTGGAGTAGAGATCAAGCAAGTAGGAAAGTCTTCAGTAACATACTGGAGGTCTGTCCTTCCTCCAGAGCTCCAGCCTTGGAGCCAGTTTGACCTGGATTCTGTGTGACCCAGGTGGGCGGTATGACCCGTCGCTGACGTTCTCGGAGAACGTGGACCTGACAGAGCCCATCATCTCTCGATTCGATATCCTGTGCGTGGTGAGAGACACGGTGGACTCAGTGCAGGtaggggctgtgccaggaacCTGAGCGTGTGCTGggcctcagtgctgctgttggcatgctcagctgcagctgcccactGAGTTTTTTCTGTCCACTGAGTGTGCTCAGTGTCTGTTGGTGCTCTGCTCTCTTGTAGGATGAAATGCTTGCCCGGTTTGTTGTTGGCAGCCATGTCAAGCACCACCCAGGCAACAAGGAGGCAGTGAATGGGGACACCAACGAGGTCATCCTTCCCAACACCTACGGGGTTGAACCCATTCCTCAAGAGATCCTGAGGAAATACATTGTCTATGCCAAAGAGAAGGTCCACCCTAAACTCAACCAGATGGACCAGGACAAGGTTGCCAGGATGTACAGTGACCTCAGGAAGGAGTCTATGGTGAGAATactgaggaaaggagggaagaacTGTATGTATCTAGACTGCAAATCAGCCTGAGACTGTTCCAGCATATGTTGACGCATTCTTGCCATTCCCATCACAAAAGTCTGTGCCACTGTTCTGTGAGAGACAGGCAGATCCTGCAGTGTCTGCTGAACAGATGATTCTTCATCTAAGTGCAGAGTCTCGCCTGTTGATGATGTGTGGACTGATGGACAGGACACATGTACAGTGCCTGCCACAGCAAAGTCCTTTAGTTGTCACCCAGTCTGGCAGGCCCACAGGAGATGTTTGCATTCACTCAGATCCTCCACATGCTCCTGGTACATTACAGGGTACCATTATCTGTAGAAATGCCCCTCTCTTTTGTCTGTGGGATGTCTCAGGCTCATTTCATGTTCTCCAAGTGAAAGAGGAATTTGTTGAAGTGTGAGGGAGGTTTTTTTGGAGCTTGGAAAAACTAAACCTGTTTCGATtgacttttgtttctttaactCCTAAAATTTGCTGGAGGAAACTGGATTGCTAATCTTGGAAAGGCCCTAAACAGTGTCACAAAGTGACCCCCAGCATCCCCTTGTACTGTGCTGAATTCAGATGAgcagggaagc
This portion of the Motacilla alba alba isolate MOTALB_02 chromosome 12, Motacilla_alba_V1.0_pri, whole genome shotgun sequence genome encodes:
- the MCM2 gene encoding DNA replication licensing factor MCM2 — translated: MADSSESQAAVTSPVRSSRRGDAFTSSPGRDLPPFEDESEGLLGTEGLPEEEEEGEELIGEGMERDYRPIPELDVYEAEGLALDDEDVEELTASQREAAERVMRQRDRELEQGMGRMRRGLLYDSDDEDEDRPARKRRLAERAAEGMEEEDEDMIESIENLEDMKGHSVREWVSMAAPRLEIYHRFKNFLKTHVDDHGHNVFKERISDMCKENRESLVVNYEDLAAQEHVLAYFLPEAPAEMLKIFDEAAKEVVLAMYPKYDRIAQEIHVRISHLPLVEELRSLRQLHLNQLIRTSGVVTSCTGVLPQLSMVKYNCSKCNFILGPFFQSQNQEVKPGSCPECQSLGPFEINMEETVYQNYQRIKIQESPGKVAAGRLPRSKDAILLADLVDSCKPGDEIELTGIYHNNYDGSLNTANGFPVFATVILANHIAKKDNKLAVGELTDEDVKVIVGLSKDEQIGEKIFASIAPSIYGHEDIKRGLALALFGGEPKNPGGKHKVRGDINVLLCGDPGTAKSQFLKYIEKVSSRAIFTTGQGASAVGLTAYVQRHPVSKEWTLEAGALVLADRGVCLIDEFDKMNDQDRTSIHEAMEQQSISISKAGIVTSLQARCTIVAAANPIGGRYDPSLTFSENVDLTEPIISRFDILCVVRDTVDSVQDEMLARFVVGSHVKHHPGNKEAVNGDTNEVILPNTYGVEPIPQEILRKYIVYAKEKVHPKLNQMDQDKVARMYSDLRKESMATGSIPITVRHIESMIRMAEAHARMHLRDYVVEDDVNMAIRVMLESFIDTQKFSVMRSMRKTFSRYLSFKRDNNELLLFILKQLIAEQVMYQRNRYGAQQDTIEVPEKDLVDKARQINIHNLSAFYDSEVFKMNRFSRDVKRKLIVQQF